The proteins below come from a single Myripristis murdjan chromosome 10, fMyrMur1.1, whole genome shotgun sequence genomic window:
- the clp1 gene encoding polyribonucleotide 5'-hydroxyl-kinase Clp1 isoform X2 gives MATESAEKTGEDAPAPGTGGTRFDLEKETELRFEVEAGERVQLELLTGMAEVFGSELNRNKKYTFGPGSKIAVFTWQGCSVSLYGKTEVAYVSKDTPMLLYLNTHAALEQMRRQAERDNERGPRVMVVGPTDVGKSTVCRLLLSYAVRLGRRPTLVELDVGQSGVSVPGTVSALCVERPADVEEGFSVQAPLVFHFGSTTPGTNIKLYNKLTSCLAEVFSQRCEVNRKASVGGCIINTCGWVKGSGYQALVHCASAFEVDVVLVLDQERLYNELKRDLPHFVRVVLLPKSGGVVERSKECRREARDEKIREYFYGFRGVTFYPHAFDVRFSDVRIYKIGAPSIPDSCLPLGMSQDDTQLKLVPVTPGRDLTHHVLSVSCADEGEEGSRRSVVESPVCGFIVVTAVDTQAQVMTVLSPAPRPLPRHTLLIMDIRFIDLK, from the exons ATGGCAACGGAGAGTGCAGAAAAGACGGGTGAGGATGCTCCAGCGCCTGGGACAGGAGGCACCAGGTTCGACctggagaaggagacagagctGCGGTTCGAGGTGGAGGCGGGGGAACGAGTCCAGCTGGAGCTCCTCACGGGGATGGCCGAGGTGTTCGGCTCTGAGCTCAACCGGAACAAGAAGTACACGTTTGGACCGGGATCCAAAATAGCAGTGTTCACCTGGCAGGGGTGCAGCGTGTCTCTGTATGGGAAGACTGAG GTGGCATATGTGTCCAAGGACACTCCCATGCTGCTGTACCTGAACACACACGCTGCCCTGGAGCAGATGAGACGGCAGGCCGAGAGAGACAATGAGAGAGGGccgagg GTCATGGTGGTGGGGCCCACTGATGTGGGGAAGTCCACAGTGTGCCGGCTGCTGCTGAGCTACGCTGTGCGGCTGGGCAGGAGGCCCACGCTGGTGGAACTGGACGTCGGACAGAGCGGG GTGTCTGTGCCAGGGACGGTGTCAGCGCTCTGCGTGGAGCGTCCAGCAGACGTGGAGGAGGGTTTCTCGGTCCAGGCTCCTCTGGTCTTCCACTTCGGCTCCACCACCCCAGGGACCAACATCAAATTGTACAACAAG CTGACGTCCTGTCTAGCGGAGGTGTTTTCCCAGCGCTGTGAGGTGAACAGGAAGGCCAGCGTGGGAGGCTGCATCATCAACACCTGTGGCTGGGTGAAGGGCTCCGGGTACCAGGCGCTGGTCCACTGCGCCTCCGCCTTCGAGGTGGAcgtggtgctggtgctggacCAGGAGAGGCTCTACAACGAACTTAAGCGAGACCTCCCGCACTTTGTACGGGTCGTCCTCCTGCCCAAATCCGGCGGGGTTGTGGAGCGCTCCAAGGAGTGCCGGCGGGAGGCTCGGGACGAGAAGATCCGCGAGTACTTCTACGGCTTCCGCGGAGTGACCTTCTACCCCCACGCCTTCGACGTTCGGTTCTCGGACGTCCGCATCTATAAGATCGGGGCGCCGTCCATCCCGGACTCGTGCCTGCCGCTGGGCATGTCTCAGGACGACACGCAGCTCAAGCTGGTGCCCGTCACGCCGGGGCGGGACCTCACCCACCACGTGCTGAGCGTGAGCTGCGCCGACGAGGGCGaggaggggagcaggaggagcgtGGTGGAGAGCCCGGTGTGTGGCTTCATCGTGGTGACTGCTGTGGACACGCAGGCGCAGGTGATGACTGTGCTGTCGCCGGCGCCCCGACCGCTGCCCAGACACACGCTGCTCATCATGGACATCCGCTTCATCGACCTGAAGTGA
- the clp1 gene encoding polyribonucleotide 5'-hydroxyl-kinase Clp1 isoform X1 produces MSAMATESAEKTGEDAPAPGTGGTRFDLEKETELRFEVEAGERVQLELLTGMAEVFGSELNRNKKYTFGPGSKIAVFTWQGCSVSLYGKTEVAYVSKDTPMLLYLNTHAALEQMRRQAERDNERGPRVMVVGPTDVGKSTVCRLLLSYAVRLGRRPTLVELDVGQSGVSVPGTVSALCVERPADVEEGFSVQAPLVFHFGSTTPGTNIKLYNKLTSCLAEVFSQRCEVNRKASVGGCIINTCGWVKGSGYQALVHCASAFEVDVVLVLDQERLYNELKRDLPHFVRVVLLPKSGGVVERSKECRREARDEKIREYFYGFRGVTFYPHAFDVRFSDVRIYKIGAPSIPDSCLPLGMSQDDTQLKLVPVTPGRDLTHHVLSVSCADEGEEGSRRSVVESPVCGFIVVTAVDTQAQVMTVLSPAPRPLPRHTLLIMDIRFIDLK; encoded by the exons ATGTCAGCCATGGCAACGGAGAGTGCAGAAAAGACGGGTGAGGATGCTCCAGCGCCTGGGACAGGAGGCACCAGGTTCGACctggagaaggagacagagctGCGGTTCGAGGTGGAGGCGGGGGAACGAGTCCAGCTGGAGCTCCTCACGGGGATGGCCGAGGTGTTCGGCTCTGAGCTCAACCGGAACAAGAAGTACACGTTTGGACCGGGATCCAAAATAGCAGTGTTCACCTGGCAGGGGTGCAGCGTGTCTCTGTATGGGAAGACTGAG GTGGCATATGTGTCCAAGGACACTCCCATGCTGCTGTACCTGAACACACACGCTGCCCTGGAGCAGATGAGACGGCAGGCCGAGAGAGACAATGAGAGAGGGccgagg GTCATGGTGGTGGGGCCCACTGATGTGGGGAAGTCCACAGTGTGCCGGCTGCTGCTGAGCTACGCTGTGCGGCTGGGCAGGAGGCCCACGCTGGTGGAACTGGACGTCGGACAGAGCGGG GTGTCTGTGCCAGGGACGGTGTCAGCGCTCTGCGTGGAGCGTCCAGCAGACGTGGAGGAGGGTTTCTCGGTCCAGGCTCCTCTGGTCTTCCACTTCGGCTCCACCACCCCAGGGACCAACATCAAATTGTACAACAAG CTGACGTCCTGTCTAGCGGAGGTGTTTTCCCAGCGCTGTGAGGTGAACAGGAAGGCCAGCGTGGGAGGCTGCATCATCAACACCTGTGGCTGGGTGAAGGGCTCCGGGTACCAGGCGCTGGTCCACTGCGCCTCCGCCTTCGAGGTGGAcgtggtgctggtgctggacCAGGAGAGGCTCTACAACGAACTTAAGCGAGACCTCCCGCACTTTGTACGGGTCGTCCTCCTGCCCAAATCCGGCGGGGTTGTGGAGCGCTCCAAGGAGTGCCGGCGGGAGGCTCGGGACGAGAAGATCCGCGAGTACTTCTACGGCTTCCGCGGAGTGACCTTCTACCCCCACGCCTTCGACGTTCGGTTCTCGGACGTCCGCATCTATAAGATCGGGGCGCCGTCCATCCCGGACTCGTGCCTGCCGCTGGGCATGTCTCAGGACGACACGCAGCTCAAGCTGGTGCCCGTCACGCCGGGGCGGGACCTCACCCACCACGTGCTGAGCGTGAGCTGCGCCGACGAGGGCGaggaggggagcaggaggagcgtGGTGGAGAGCCCGGTGTGTGGCTTCATCGTGGTGACTGCTGTGGACACGCAGGCGCAGGTGATGACTGTGCTGTCGCCGGCGCCCCGACCGCTGCCCAGACACACGCTGCTCATCATGGACATCCGCTTCATCGACCTGAAGTGA